In one Chiloscyllium punctatum isolate Juve2018m chromosome 17, sChiPun1.3, whole genome shotgun sequence genomic region, the following are encoded:
- the LOC140487867 gene encoding cytochrome c oxidase subunit 6A, mitochondrial-like — MAAIWGRMFRRSLSGVGQLSAAAASEEHQGARMWKILTFIVAIPGVTVCMLNCYLKAQQHSHERHDFVPYEHLRIRTKPFPWGDGTHSFFHNPHTNPLPTGWEDAEEH, encoded by the exons ATGGCGGCGATTTGGGGTCGGATGTTTCGCCGGAGCCTGAGCGGTGTCGGACAGCTGTCTGCAGCGGCCGCGTCCGAGGAGCACCAGGGGG CCCGTATGTGGAAGATTCTGACATTCATTGTTGCGATTCCTGGTGTAACTGTCTGCATGTTGAACTGCTACCTGAAGGCACAGCAGCACAGCCATGAGAGACATGATTTTGTTCCTTATGAACACCTCCGCATCAGGACCAAA CCATTCCCTTGGGGTGATGGGACGCACTCATTCTTCCACAATCCCCATACCAATCCTCTGCCCACTGGCTGGGAAGATGCAGAGGAACATTGA